The following proteins are co-located in the Dromiciops gliroides isolate mDroGli1 chromosome 2, mDroGli1.pri, whole genome shotgun sequence genome:
- the REC8 gene encoding meiotic recombination protein REC8 homolog isoform X1: MFYYPNVLQRHSGCFATIWLAATGGTRLVKREYLKVDVAETCEKILQYILVQVEPPLPGVPRPRFSLYLSAQLQFGVIRVYFRQCQYLVEDIQHILERLHRAQQQIRIDMVETDVPGLLLADPLTTMEALEDAPDPFFGVMAIDPYLPSPLSIPQVRHLLEAPTPERIAKESPPQVYPQPRKSDKSPITVPLPETITLQEVEPIHVLRIEGEKDLPEISNHDLDLLMAAEDETILSEEKAKIHPSQEHLSPRIHPVPDAGELVEIPRVPEQEIIPRLSPSPPPRIQEVAEPFLEKELVPEEPGLPVPEEGPPPQEEIPDMELLLPRMPSLLESPVRVPSSPELILSELSLPPQPPPSRRRLQLYDEVTQITAEEFQKQVVQTHAHTWDCPMVQPSSQMKSPAELLRTPVYAGWLHPELLSLWTRCARVPPKEFQYRQPQEPESVVEQLEERRKAETISEIETLRDAQEPSGPLLLSSELSLEATEEERSRLSFIPPEERWGLGEAEVEVPVLPVVPELPEQPELPLQLAPDLQLLSPEAVQRAIIMELQASGEVDFNNLIPPFAPRRVAARVFYLLLVLSAQQVLYVEQEEPYGSLLIRPGPRHHHH, from the exons ATGTTCTACTACCCAAACGTGCTTCAGCGCCACAGTGGCTGCTTTGCCACTATTTG GCTGGCAGCAACAGGTGGCACGAGGTTAGTGAAACGTGAATACCTGAAGGTGGATGTGGCGGAGACCTG TGAGAAGATCCTGCAGTACATTCTGGTGCAAGTAGAGCCACCTCTGCCAGGTGTCCCCAGGCCCCGATTCTCCCTTTATCTCTCTGCCCAGCTCCAGTTTGGTGTTATCCGTGTCTATTTCCGCCAGTGCCAGTACCTCGTGG AGGATATCCAGCACATCCTAGAGCGCCTACACAGAGCCCAACAGCAGATCCGTATTGATATGGTGGAAACAGATGT ACCCGGTCTCTTACTGGCTGACCCCTTGACCACAATGGAGGCCTTGGAAGATGCCCCTGACCCTTTCTTTGGAGTGATGGCCATTGACCCATACCTTCCTAGTCCCCTCAGCATCCCACAG GTTCGACACCTCCTGGAAGCCCCAACCCCTGAGAGGATTGCTAAAGAGAGCCCTCCTCAGGTCTACCCTCAACCCAGGAAGTCAG ACAAATCCCCCATCACTGTCCCGCTTCCTGAAACCATCACCCTTCAGGAGGTAGAGCCAATCCACGTGCTGCGCATCGAG GGTGAGAAGGACCTACCAGAAATCTCGAATCATGACCTGGACCTGCTGATGGCTGCAGAGGATGAAACTATTTTGTCTGAGGAAAAGGCCAAGATCCACCCTTCCCAGGAGCACCTCAGCCCCCGAATACATCCTGTCCCAGATG CTGGAGAGTTGGTGGAAATTCCCCGAGTCCCTGAGCAGGAAATCATCCCTAGGCtgtctccctcacctcccccacg GATCCAAGAGGTGGCAGAACCCTTCTTAGAGAAGGAACTAGTCCCTGAAGAGCCTGGGTTACCAGTCCCAGAGGAAGGTCCTCCACCCCAAG AAGAGATCCCAGACATGGAGCTGCTTCTGCCTCGTATGCCCAGCCTTTTAGAGTCTCCTGTTCGGGTCCCCAGCAGCCCTGAA CTGATTCTCTCAGAGTTGTCCCTACCACCTCAGCCTCCACCTTCCCGTCGCCGGCTCCAGTTGTATGATGAGGTGACCCAGATTACTGCAGAGGAATTCCAAAAACAAGTTGTACAAACCCATGCCCATACCTGGGACTGT CCAATGGTGCAGCCTTCCAGTCAGATGAAGAGCCCTGCAGAGCTGTTGAGAACCCCAGTCTATG CTGGATGGCTCCACCCAGAGCTACTAAGTCTCTGGACTCGCTGTGCCCGGGTCCCTCCAAAGGAGTTCCAATATCGGCAACCCCAAGAGCCTGAATCTGTAGTTGAGCAgttagaggaaaggagaaaggctgAGACAATCAGTGAAATAGAG ACTCTTCGAGATGCCCAAGAGCCCAGTGGTCCCCTACTATTGTCTTCAG AACTCTCCTTGGAGGCTACTGAGGAAGAGCGGTCCCGCCTCAGTTTCATTCCTCCTGAAGAGAGGTG GGGCTTAGGTGAGGCGGAGGTGGAGGTGCCTGTGCTGCCTGTGGTCCCTGAGCTACCAGAACAGCCTGAACTCCCCTTGCAATTGGCCCCAGATCTGCAGCTCCTCTCACCAGAGGCTGTGCAAAG GGCTATTATAATGGAGTTACAGGCTTCGGGAGAAGTAGATTTCAACAACCTGATTCCTCCCTTTGCTCCCCGTCGGGTGGCTGCTCGGGTCTTCTACTTGCTCTTGG TGCTGTCAGCACAGCAGGTTCTGTATGTGGAGCAAGAAGAGCCCTATGGCAGCCTCCTCATCCGTCCAGGACCTCGGCACCACCACCATTAG
- the REC8 gene encoding meiotic recombination protein REC8 homolog isoform X3: protein MWRRPEDIQHILERLHRAQQQIRIDMVETDVPGLLLADPLTTMEALEDAPDPFFGVMAIDPYLPSPLSIPQVRHLLEAPTPERIAKESPPQVYPQPRKSDKSPITVPLPETITLQEVEPIHVLRIEGEKDLPEISNHDLDLLMAAEDETILSEEKAKIHPSQEHLSPRIHPVPDAGELVEIPRVPEQEIIPRLSPSPPPRIQEVAEPFLEKELVPEEPGLPVPEEGPPPQEEIPDMELLLPRMPSLLESPVRVPSSPELILSELSLPPQPPPSRRRLQLYDEVTQITAEEFQKQVVQTHAHTWDCPMVQPSSQMKSPAELLRTPVYAGWLHPELLSLWTRCARVPPKEFQYRQPQEPESVVEQLEERRKAETISEIETLRDAQEPSGPLLLSSELSLEATEEERSRLSFIPPEERWGLGEAEVEVPVLPVVPELPEQPELPLQLAPDLQLLSPEAVQRAIIMELQASGEVDFNNLIPPFAPRRVAARVFYLLLVLSAQQVLYVEQEEPYGSLLIRPGPRHHHH from the exons ATGTGGCGGAGACCTG AGGATATCCAGCACATCCTAGAGCGCCTACACAGAGCCCAACAGCAGATCCGTATTGATATGGTGGAAACAGATGT ACCCGGTCTCTTACTGGCTGACCCCTTGACCACAATGGAGGCCTTGGAAGATGCCCCTGACCCTTTCTTTGGAGTGATGGCCATTGACCCATACCTTCCTAGTCCCCTCAGCATCCCACAG GTTCGACACCTCCTGGAAGCCCCAACCCCTGAGAGGATTGCTAAAGAGAGCCCTCCTCAGGTCTACCCTCAACCCAGGAAGTCAG ACAAATCCCCCATCACTGTCCCGCTTCCTGAAACCATCACCCTTCAGGAGGTAGAGCCAATCCACGTGCTGCGCATCGAG GGTGAGAAGGACCTACCAGAAATCTCGAATCATGACCTGGACCTGCTGATGGCTGCAGAGGATGAAACTATTTTGTCTGAGGAAAAGGCCAAGATCCACCCTTCCCAGGAGCACCTCAGCCCCCGAATACATCCTGTCCCAGATG CTGGAGAGTTGGTGGAAATTCCCCGAGTCCCTGAGCAGGAAATCATCCCTAGGCtgtctccctcacctcccccacg GATCCAAGAGGTGGCAGAACCCTTCTTAGAGAAGGAACTAGTCCCTGAAGAGCCTGGGTTACCAGTCCCAGAGGAAGGTCCTCCACCCCAAG AAGAGATCCCAGACATGGAGCTGCTTCTGCCTCGTATGCCCAGCCTTTTAGAGTCTCCTGTTCGGGTCCCCAGCAGCCCTGAA CTGATTCTCTCAGAGTTGTCCCTACCACCTCAGCCTCCACCTTCCCGTCGCCGGCTCCAGTTGTATGATGAGGTGACCCAGATTACTGCAGAGGAATTCCAAAAACAAGTTGTACAAACCCATGCCCATACCTGGGACTGT CCAATGGTGCAGCCTTCCAGTCAGATGAAGAGCCCTGCAGAGCTGTTGAGAACCCCAGTCTATG CTGGATGGCTCCACCCAGAGCTACTAAGTCTCTGGACTCGCTGTGCCCGGGTCCCTCCAAAGGAGTTCCAATATCGGCAACCCCAAGAGCCTGAATCTGTAGTTGAGCAgttagaggaaaggagaaaggctgAGACAATCAGTGAAATAGAG ACTCTTCGAGATGCCCAAGAGCCCAGTGGTCCCCTACTATTGTCTTCAG AACTCTCCTTGGAGGCTACTGAGGAAGAGCGGTCCCGCCTCAGTTTCATTCCTCCTGAAGAGAGGTG GGGCTTAGGTGAGGCGGAGGTGGAGGTGCCTGTGCTGCCTGTGGTCCCTGAGCTACCAGAACAGCCTGAACTCCCCTTGCAATTGGCCCCAGATCTGCAGCTCCTCTCACCAGAGGCTGTGCAAAG GGCTATTATAATGGAGTTACAGGCTTCGGGAGAAGTAGATTTCAACAACCTGATTCCTCCCTTTGCTCCCCGTCGGGTGGCTGCTCGGGTCTTCTACTTGCTCTTGG TGCTGTCAGCACAGCAGGTTCTGTATGTGGAGCAAGAAGAGCCCTATGGCAGCCTCCTCATCCGTCCAGGACCTCGGCACCACCACCATTAG
- the IRF9 gene encoding interferon regulatory factor 9 isoform X3 encodes MASGRARCTRKLRTWVLEQVESGKFPGVCWDDADKTMFRIPWKHAGKQDFREEQDAAFFKAWAIFKGKYREGDQADPAAWKTRLRCALNKSPEFEEVPERGHMEGSEPYKVYRLLPSGTLPVPQGTQKLQLKRSHTLLSSEEEDNVENKRSCIPSLPPSLQSAPGIMVPNKGSSNSFQHMDDSGIGSNSNSPEPHEVANSTDATLQDDLEILQFFPLSDADYSLLLTFHYSGHLVGKTEVYGPDCRLVAKSSGSQSNMEQVVLPSASVLTEPALQVSTEHLLNLFDRGILVASNARGLFVQRLCPIPISWTGPCTPSGPGPHLLQDKKCVEVFSPAKFFQGLARYHKGLAPPPEFQVTLNFLEEHCGPGYTHKNLITVQMEQAFARHLLKTGLV; translated from the exons ATGGCTTCCGGTCGGGCTAGATGTACTCGAAAACTTCGGACCTGGGTTCTGGAGCAGGTAGAGAGCGGGAAGTTCCCAGGAGTGTGTTGGGATGATGCAGATAAGACCATGTTCCGTATCCCCTGGAAGCATGCTGGCAAGCAGGATTTCAGAGAAGAACAAGATGCCGCCTTCTTCAAG GCCTGGGCAATATTCAAAGGGAAATATCGAGAAGGAGACCAAGCCGACCCTGCAGCCTGGAAGACCCGCCTTCGGTGTGCCCTCAACAAGAGCCCTGAGTTTGAGGAGGTTCCAGAACGAGGCCACATGGAGGGGTCTGAGCCCTACAAGGTGTACCGGCTCCTGCCTTCTGGCACCCTTCCTG TCCCACAAGGTACCCAGAAACTACAGCTAAAGAGAAGCCACACTTTACTGTCCTCGGAGGAAGAAGATAATGTGGAGAATAAACGGAGCTGTATCCCTAGCCTGCCGCCGTCCCTGCAGAGCGCCCCTGGAATCATG GTGCCAAATAAGGGATCCAGCAACAGCTTTCAGCACATGGATGATTCTGGTATTGGGAGCAATAGCAACAGCCCTGAGCCCCATGAAg TTGCTAACTCTACTGATGCCACTTTACAAGACGATCTAGAAATCCTccagtttttccccctttcagaTGCAG ATTACTCCCTTTTGCTCACCTTCCACTACAGTGGGCATTTGGTTGGAAAGACTGAAGTGTATGGCCCTGACTGCCGACTCGTAGCCAAATCTTCAGGATCCCAGAGTAACATGGAGCAGGTGGTGCTACCTTCTGCCAGTGTGCTGACTGAACCAGCCCTCCAGGTATCCACAGAGCACCTCCTGAACCTCTTTGACCGTGGCATCTTGGTAGCTAGCAATGCCCGAGGTCTCTTTGTGCAGCGCCTCTGTCCCATCCCCATTTCCTGGACTGGGCCCTGCACCCCATCTGGACCTGGACCCCATCTACTACAGGACAAAAAATGCGTAGAGGTCTTCAGTCCTGCCAAATTCTTCCAAG GCCTAGCCCGATACCACAAAGGCCTGGCCCCACCCCCTGAGTTCCAGGTGACATTAAATTTTTTGGAGGAGCACTGTGGTCCTGGATATACTCATAAGAATCTCATCACTGTCCAG ATGGAGCAGGCCTTTGCTCGACACTTGCTGAAAACTGGACTTGTATAA
- the REC8 gene encoding meiotic recombination protein REC8 homolog isoform X2, protein MFYYPNVLQRHSGCFATIWLAATGGTRLVKREYLKVDVAETCEKILQYILVQVEPPLPGVPRPRFSLYLSAQLQFGVIRVYFRQCQYLVEDIQHILERLHRAQQQIRIDMVETDVPGLLLADPLTTMEALEDAPDPFFGVMAIDPYLPSPLSIPQVRHLLEAPTPERIAKESPPQVYPQPRKSDKSPITVPLPETITLQEVEPIHVLRIEGEKDLPEISNHDLDLLMAAEDETILSEEKAKIHPSQEHLSPRIHPVPDAGELVEIPRVPEQEIIPRLSPSPPPRIQEVAEPFLEKELVPEEPGLPVPEEGPPPQEEIPDMELLLPRMPSLLESPVRVPSSPEPMVQPSSQMKSPAELLRTPVYAGWLHPELLSLWTRCARVPPKEFQYRQPQEPESVVEQLEERRKAETISEIETLRDAQEPSGPLLLSSELSLEATEEERSRLSFIPPEERWGLGEAEVEVPVLPVVPELPEQPELPLQLAPDLQLLSPEAVQRAIIMELQASGEVDFNNLIPPFAPRRVAARVFYLLLVLSAQQVLYVEQEEPYGSLLIRPGPRHHHH, encoded by the exons ATGTTCTACTACCCAAACGTGCTTCAGCGCCACAGTGGCTGCTTTGCCACTATTTG GCTGGCAGCAACAGGTGGCACGAGGTTAGTGAAACGTGAATACCTGAAGGTGGATGTGGCGGAGACCTG TGAGAAGATCCTGCAGTACATTCTGGTGCAAGTAGAGCCACCTCTGCCAGGTGTCCCCAGGCCCCGATTCTCCCTTTATCTCTCTGCCCAGCTCCAGTTTGGTGTTATCCGTGTCTATTTCCGCCAGTGCCAGTACCTCGTGG AGGATATCCAGCACATCCTAGAGCGCCTACACAGAGCCCAACAGCAGATCCGTATTGATATGGTGGAAACAGATGT ACCCGGTCTCTTACTGGCTGACCCCTTGACCACAATGGAGGCCTTGGAAGATGCCCCTGACCCTTTCTTTGGAGTGATGGCCATTGACCCATACCTTCCTAGTCCCCTCAGCATCCCACAG GTTCGACACCTCCTGGAAGCCCCAACCCCTGAGAGGATTGCTAAAGAGAGCCCTCCTCAGGTCTACCCTCAACCCAGGAAGTCAG ACAAATCCCCCATCACTGTCCCGCTTCCTGAAACCATCACCCTTCAGGAGGTAGAGCCAATCCACGTGCTGCGCATCGAG GGTGAGAAGGACCTACCAGAAATCTCGAATCATGACCTGGACCTGCTGATGGCTGCAGAGGATGAAACTATTTTGTCTGAGGAAAAGGCCAAGATCCACCCTTCCCAGGAGCACCTCAGCCCCCGAATACATCCTGTCCCAGATG CTGGAGAGTTGGTGGAAATTCCCCGAGTCCCTGAGCAGGAAATCATCCCTAGGCtgtctccctcacctcccccacg GATCCAAGAGGTGGCAGAACCCTTCTTAGAGAAGGAACTAGTCCCTGAAGAGCCTGGGTTACCAGTCCCAGAGGAAGGTCCTCCACCCCAAG AAGAGATCCCAGACATGGAGCTGCTTCTGCCTCGTATGCCCAGCCTTTTAGAGTCTCCTGTTCGGGTCCCCAGCAGCCCTGAA CCAATGGTGCAGCCTTCCAGTCAGATGAAGAGCCCTGCAGAGCTGTTGAGAACCCCAGTCTATG CTGGATGGCTCCACCCAGAGCTACTAAGTCTCTGGACTCGCTGTGCCCGGGTCCCTCCAAAGGAGTTCCAATATCGGCAACCCCAAGAGCCTGAATCTGTAGTTGAGCAgttagaggaaaggagaaaggctgAGACAATCAGTGAAATAGAG ACTCTTCGAGATGCCCAAGAGCCCAGTGGTCCCCTACTATTGTCTTCAG AACTCTCCTTGGAGGCTACTGAGGAAGAGCGGTCCCGCCTCAGTTTCATTCCTCCTGAAGAGAGGTG GGGCTTAGGTGAGGCGGAGGTGGAGGTGCCTGTGCTGCCTGTGGTCCCTGAGCTACCAGAACAGCCTGAACTCCCCTTGCAATTGGCCCCAGATCTGCAGCTCCTCTCACCAGAGGCTGTGCAAAG GGCTATTATAATGGAGTTACAGGCTTCGGGAGAAGTAGATTTCAACAACCTGATTCCTCCCTTTGCTCCCCGTCGGGTGGCTGCTCGGGTCTTCTACTTGCTCTTGG TGCTGTCAGCACAGCAGGTTCTGTATGTGGAGCAAGAAGAGCCCTATGGCAGCCTCCTCATCCGTCCAGGACCTCGGCACCACCACCATTAG
- the REC8 gene encoding meiotic recombination protein REC8 homolog isoform X4 has product MFYYPNVLQRHSGCFATIWLAATGGTRLVKREYLKVDVAETCEKILQYILVQVEPPLPGVPRPRFSLYLSAQLQFGVIRVYFRQCQYLVEDIQHILERLHRAQQQIRIDMVETDVPGLLLADPLTTMEALEDAPDPFFGVMAIDPYLPSPLSIPQVRHLLEAPTPERIAKESPPQVYPQPRKSDKSPITVPLPETITLQEVEPIHVLRIEGEKDLPEISNHDLDLLMAAEDETILSEEKAKIHPSQEHLSPRIHPVPDAGELVEIPRVPEQEIIPRLSPSPPPRIQEVAEPFLEKELVPEEPGLPVPEEGPPPQEEIPDMELLLPRMPSLLESPVRVPSSPELILSELSLPPQPPPSRRRLQLYDEVTQITAEEFQKQVVQTHAHTWDCPMVQPSSQMKSPAELLRTPVYAGWLHPELLSLWTRCARVPPKEFQYRQPQEPESVVEQLEERRKAETISEIETLRDAQEPSGPLLLSSELSLEATEEERSRLSFIPPEERW; this is encoded by the exons ATGTTCTACTACCCAAACGTGCTTCAGCGCCACAGTGGCTGCTTTGCCACTATTTG GCTGGCAGCAACAGGTGGCACGAGGTTAGTGAAACGTGAATACCTGAAGGTGGATGTGGCGGAGACCTG TGAGAAGATCCTGCAGTACATTCTGGTGCAAGTAGAGCCACCTCTGCCAGGTGTCCCCAGGCCCCGATTCTCCCTTTATCTCTCTGCCCAGCTCCAGTTTGGTGTTATCCGTGTCTATTTCCGCCAGTGCCAGTACCTCGTGG AGGATATCCAGCACATCCTAGAGCGCCTACACAGAGCCCAACAGCAGATCCGTATTGATATGGTGGAAACAGATGT ACCCGGTCTCTTACTGGCTGACCCCTTGACCACAATGGAGGCCTTGGAAGATGCCCCTGACCCTTTCTTTGGAGTGATGGCCATTGACCCATACCTTCCTAGTCCCCTCAGCATCCCACAG GTTCGACACCTCCTGGAAGCCCCAACCCCTGAGAGGATTGCTAAAGAGAGCCCTCCTCAGGTCTACCCTCAACCCAGGAAGTCAG ACAAATCCCCCATCACTGTCCCGCTTCCTGAAACCATCACCCTTCAGGAGGTAGAGCCAATCCACGTGCTGCGCATCGAG GGTGAGAAGGACCTACCAGAAATCTCGAATCATGACCTGGACCTGCTGATGGCTGCAGAGGATGAAACTATTTTGTCTGAGGAAAAGGCCAAGATCCACCCTTCCCAGGAGCACCTCAGCCCCCGAATACATCCTGTCCCAGATG CTGGAGAGTTGGTGGAAATTCCCCGAGTCCCTGAGCAGGAAATCATCCCTAGGCtgtctccctcacctcccccacg GATCCAAGAGGTGGCAGAACCCTTCTTAGAGAAGGAACTAGTCCCTGAAGAGCCTGGGTTACCAGTCCCAGAGGAAGGTCCTCCACCCCAAG AAGAGATCCCAGACATGGAGCTGCTTCTGCCTCGTATGCCCAGCCTTTTAGAGTCTCCTGTTCGGGTCCCCAGCAGCCCTGAA CTGATTCTCTCAGAGTTGTCCCTACCACCTCAGCCTCCACCTTCCCGTCGCCGGCTCCAGTTGTATGATGAGGTGACCCAGATTACTGCAGAGGAATTCCAAAAACAAGTTGTACAAACCCATGCCCATACCTGGGACTGT CCAATGGTGCAGCCTTCCAGTCAGATGAAGAGCCCTGCAGAGCTGTTGAGAACCCCAGTCTATG CTGGATGGCTCCACCCAGAGCTACTAAGTCTCTGGACTCGCTGTGCCCGGGTCCCTCCAAAGGAGTTCCAATATCGGCAACCCCAAGAGCCTGAATCTGTAGTTGAGCAgttagaggaaaggagaaaggctgAGACAATCAGTGAAATAGAG ACTCTTCGAGATGCCCAAGAGCCCAGTGGTCCCCTACTATTGTCTTCAG AACTCTCCTTGGAGGCTACTGAGGAAGAGCGGTCCCGCCTCAGTTTCATTCCTCCTGAAGAGAGGTG GTGA
- the IRF9 gene encoding interferon regulatory factor 9 isoform X2, protein MASGRARCTRKLRTWVLEQVESGKFPGVCWDDADKTMFRIPWKHAGKQDFREEQDAAFFKAWAIFKGKYREGDQADPAAWKTRLRCALNKSPEFEEVPERGHMEGSEPYKVYRLLPSGTLPDASLIPTLGPNSSGASTVPQGTQKLQLKRSHTLLSSEEEDNVENKRSCIPSLPPSLQSAPGIMVPNKGSSNSFQHMDDSGIGSNSNSPEPHEVANSTDATLQDDLEILQFFPLSDADYSLLLTFHYSGHLVGKTEVYGPDCRLVAKSSGSQSNMEQVVLPSASVLTEPALQVSTEHLLNLFDRGILVASNARGLFVQRLCPIPISWTGPCTPSGPGPHLLQDKKCVEVFSPAKFFQGLARYHKGLAPPPEFQVTLNFLEEHCGPGYTHKNLITVQMEQAFARHLLKTGLV, encoded by the exons ATGGCTTCCGGTCGGGCTAGATGTACTCGAAAACTTCGGACCTGGGTTCTGGAGCAGGTAGAGAGCGGGAAGTTCCCAGGAGTGTGTTGGGATGATGCAGATAAGACCATGTTCCGTATCCCCTGGAAGCATGCTGGCAAGCAGGATTTCAGAGAAGAACAAGATGCCGCCTTCTTCAAG GCCTGGGCAATATTCAAAGGGAAATATCGAGAAGGAGACCAAGCCGACCCTGCAGCCTGGAAGACCCGCCTTCGGTGTGCCCTCAACAAGAGCCCTGAGTTTGAGGAGGTTCCAGAACGAGGCCACATGGAGGGGTCTGAGCCCTACAAGGTGTACCGGCTCCTGCCTTCTGGCACCCTTCCTG atGCATCCTTAATCCCCACTCTAGGGCCCAACTCCTCTGGTGCTTCCACAGTCCCACAAGGTACCCAGAAACTACAGCTAAAGAGAAGCCACACTTTACTGTCCTCGGAGGAAGAAGATAATGTGGAGAATAAACGGAGCTGTATCCCTAGCCTGCCGCCGTCCCTGCAGAGCGCCCCTGGAATCATG GTGCCAAATAAGGGATCCAGCAACAGCTTTCAGCACATGGATGATTCTGGTATTGGGAGCAATAGCAACAGCCCTGAGCCCCATGAAg TTGCTAACTCTACTGATGCCACTTTACAAGACGATCTAGAAATCCTccagtttttccccctttcagaTGCAG ATTACTCCCTTTTGCTCACCTTCCACTACAGTGGGCATTTGGTTGGAAAGACTGAAGTGTATGGCCCTGACTGCCGACTCGTAGCCAAATCTTCAGGATCCCAGAGTAACATGGAGCAGGTGGTGCTACCTTCTGCCAGTGTGCTGACTGAACCAGCCCTCCAGGTATCCACAGAGCACCTCCTGAACCTCTTTGACCGTGGCATCTTGGTAGCTAGCAATGCCCGAGGTCTCTTTGTGCAGCGCCTCTGTCCCATCCCCATTTCCTGGACTGGGCCCTGCACCCCATCTGGACCTGGACCCCATCTACTACAGGACAAAAAATGCGTAGAGGTCTTCAGTCCTGCCAAATTCTTCCAAG GCCTAGCCCGATACCACAAAGGCCTGGCCCCACCCCCTGAGTTCCAGGTGACATTAAATTTTTTGGAGGAGCACTGTGGTCCTGGATATACTCATAAGAATCTCATCACTGTCCAG ATGGAGCAGGCCTTTGCTCGACACTTGCTGAAAACTGGACTTGTATAA
- the IRF9 gene encoding interferon regulatory factor 9 isoform X1, whose amino-acid sequence MASGRARCTRKLRTWVLEQVESGKFPGVCWDDADKTMFRIPWKHAGKQDFREEQDAAFFKAWAIFKGKYREGDQADPAAWKTRLRCALNKSPEFEEVPERGHMEGSEPYKVYRLLPSGTLPGPNSSGASTVPQGTQKLQLKRSHTLLSSEEEDNVENKRSCIPSLPPSLQSAPGIMVPNKGSSNSFQHMDDSGIGSNSNSPEPHEVANSTDATLQDDLEILQFFPLSDADYSLLLTFHYSGHLVGKTEVYGPDCRLVAKSSGSQSNMEQVVLPSASVLTEPALQVSTEHLLNLFDRGILVASNARGLFVQRLCPIPISWTGPCTPSGPGPHLLQDKKCVEVFSPAKFFQGLARYHKGLAPPPEFQVTLNFLEEHCGPGYTHKNLITVQMEQAFARHLLKTGLV is encoded by the exons ATGGCTTCCGGTCGGGCTAGATGTACTCGAAAACTTCGGACCTGGGTTCTGGAGCAGGTAGAGAGCGGGAAGTTCCCAGGAGTGTGTTGGGATGATGCAGATAAGACCATGTTCCGTATCCCCTGGAAGCATGCTGGCAAGCAGGATTTCAGAGAAGAACAAGATGCCGCCTTCTTCAAG GCCTGGGCAATATTCAAAGGGAAATATCGAGAAGGAGACCAAGCCGACCCTGCAGCCTGGAAGACCCGCCTTCGGTGTGCCCTCAACAAGAGCCCTGAGTTTGAGGAGGTTCCAGAACGAGGCCACATGGAGGGGTCTGAGCCCTACAAGGTGTACCGGCTCCTGCCTTCTGGCACCCTTCCTG GGCCCAACTCCTCTGGTGCTTCCACAGTCCCACAAGGTACCCAGAAACTACAGCTAAAGAGAAGCCACACTTTACTGTCCTCGGAGGAAGAAGATAATGTGGAGAATAAACGGAGCTGTATCCCTAGCCTGCCGCCGTCCCTGCAGAGCGCCCCTGGAATCATG GTGCCAAATAAGGGATCCAGCAACAGCTTTCAGCACATGGATGATTCTGGTATTGGGAGCAATAGCAACAGCCCTGAGCCCCATGAAg TTGCTAACTCTACTGATGCCACTTTACAAGACGATCTAGAAATCCTccagtttttccccctttcagaTGCAG ATTACTCCCTTTTGCTCACCTTCCACTACAGTGGGCATTTGGTTGGAAAGACTGAAGTGTATGGCCCTGACTGCCGACTCGTAGCCAAATCTTCAGGATCCCAGAGTAACATGGAGCAGGTGGTGCTACCTTCTGCCAGTGTGCTGACTGAACCAGCCCTCCAGGTATCCACAGAGCACCTCCTGAACCTCTTTGACCGTGGCATCTTGGTAGCTAGCAATGCCCGAGGTCTCTTTGTGCAGCGCCTCTGTCCCATCCCCATTTCCTGGACTGGGCCCTGCACCCCATCTGGACCTGGACCCCATCTACTACAGGACAAAAAATGCGTAGAGGTCTTCAGTCCTGCCAAATTCTTCCAAG GCCTAGCCCGATACCACAAAGGCCTGGCCCCACCCCCTGAGTTCCAGGTGACATTAAATTTTTTGGAGGAGCACTGTGGTCCTGGATATACTCATAAGAATCTCATCACTGTCCAG ATGGAGCAGGCCTTTGCTCGACACTTGCTGAAAACTGGACTTGTATAA